In Aspergillus fumigatus Af293 chromosome 4, whole genome shotgun sequence, one genomic interval encodes:
- the hxB gene encoding putative molybdenum cofactor sulfurase protein (HxB), with translation MVGVTSCEEEILEYGRGYSEDVDTIREREYPQLKDTTYLDHAGTTLYAKSLIESFSRELTSNLFGNPHSLSTSSQLSTQRVDDVRLRALRFFKADPEEFDLVFVANATAAIKLVADGMRDSTRQGFWYGYHVDAHTSLVGVRELAEKGGRCFTSDDEVEDWISRLCDVRSESLKLFAYPAQSNMNGRRLPFSWCKKIRDQGETTGGNVYTLLDAASLVSTSPLDLSDASAAPDFTVLSFYKIFGFPDLGALIVRKSAGQIFEHRRYFGGGTVDMVLTRGLQWHAKKQSSIHDRLEDGTLPFHNIIALDSAFATHERLFGSMQNISSHTRFLAKRLYDRLNALRHFNGQRVCELYKSPRSDYNQPSTQGPIIAFNLRNSQGSWIGKSEVERLAATKNIQIRSGSLCNPGGTSGSLGWTGADLLQQFSAGLRCGDDHDVMDGRPTGVLRLSLGPMTNLEDINTFVELVEEFYVEKAATVDSLVAPVHSVPLQQPRFYIESLSLYPIKSCGPFKVPDGRRWEIRREGLAWDREWCLIHQGTGAALNQKKYPRMALIRPSIDLDRNVLRVTCGEPGSTDQKLLEVSLLRENTELATTSLCQRTSKASTVCGDQVTVQAYTSPPVAQFFSDFLGVPCTLARFPPHSSTRYASPRKAPGAWKQYLRKFVMPGSFPQDPSPPPAEKHPILLSNESPILLISRSSVNYLNENIKANQKKIRTGTSKAVAADVFRANIVVAESLADSPKMEQPYIEDQWEALKIGPGELRFDVLGSCQRCSMVCIDQFTGVRRDEPFSTLAKTRKINNKIVFGRHCSLSASEVTQDQHDNAERWTLMVGDIVIPSYAHDYTL, from the exons ATGGTGGGAGTCACAAGCTGTGAAGAAGAAATACTGGAGTATGGAAGGGGATACTCGGAGGATGTGGACACAATCCGAGAGAGAGAGTATCCGCAGCTGAAAG ATACGACATACCTGGACCATGCAGGAACCACCTTATATGCCAAGTCATTGATTGAGTCCTTCTCTCGCGAGTTGACGTCGAATTTGTTCGGGAATCCCCATTCCTTGTCCACCTCCTCACAGCTGTCCACGCAGCGTGTGGATGATGTTCGTCTTCGAGCCCTTCGCTTCTTCAAAGCAGACCCGGAAGAATTTGATCTTGTATTTGTGGCGAATGCCACAGCGGCGATCAAGCTGGTTGCGGATGGAATGAGGGATTCAACACGGCAGGGATTCTGGTATGGGTACCACGTGGACGCTCATACGAGTCTTGTTGGTGTACGAGAGCTCGCGGAGAAGGGGGGTCGGTGCTTCACCTCTGATGACGAGGTCGAAGATTGGATCTCAAGGTTGTGTGATGTCCGATCTGAGTCGCTCAAATTGTTTGCGTATCCCGCGCAGTCGAATATGAACGGTCGCCGTCTGCCATTTTCATGGTGCAAGAAGATCAGAGATCAGGGCGAGACTACTGGCGGGAACGTTTATACGCTCCTCGACGCGGCGTCTTTGGTTTCGACCTCGCCTCTTGATTTGAGCGATGCATCCGCTGCACCGGACTTTACGGTCCTAAGTTTCTATAAGATCTTCGGTTTTCCAGACCTTGGCGCGTTGATTGTCCGCAAGAGTGCTGGACAGATCTTTGAGCACCGCAGGTATTTCGGCGGAGGCACTGTGGATATGGTTCTGACACGCGGGCTGCAATGGCATGCAAAAAAGCAATCTTCGATACATGACCGGCTTGAGGACGGCACTCTCCCGTTCCACAATATCATTGCCCTTGACTCGGCGTTTGCAACTCATGAGCGTCTGTTCGGCTCGATGCAAAATATCTCGTCTCATACCCGCTTTCTGGCAAAGCGCCTGTATGACCGACTAAACGCCTTGAGACATTTCAACGGGCAGAGAGTCTGCGAGCTTTATAAGTCTCCACGGTCAGACTACAACCAGCCCTCCACACAAGGCCCTATCATTGCTTTCAACCTCCGCAACAGCCAAGGGTCGTGGATCGGAAAGTCTGAAGTCGAGAGACTCGCAGCAACGAAAAATATCCAAATCAGATCCGGTTCCCTGTGCAATCCGGGAGGAACGTCGGGAAGTCTTGGGTGGACGGGGGCTGACTTGCTCCAGCAATTTTCGGCGGGTTTGCGTTGTGGAGATGATCACGACGTCATGGACGGCCGGCCGACCGGCGTATTAAGGCTGAGCCTGGGACCAATGACTAACTTGGAGGACATCAATACCTTTGtcgagcttgtcgaggaGTTTTATGTCGAGAAGGCGGCAACTGTGGACTCTCTGGTTGCACCAGTACACAGTGTGCCACTTCAACAACCCCGCTTCTATATTGAAAGCCTGTCTCTCTATCCGATCAAGAGCTGCGGACCATTCAAAGTTCCTGATGGAAGGCGCTGGGAAATCAGAAGGGAAGGGCTGGCTTGGGACCGAGAATGGTGTCTTATACACCAGGGTACTGGTGCCGCCTTGAACCAGAAGAAGTATCCGCGTATGGCTCTCATTCGACCTTCTATTGACCTTGACCGCAATGTGCTGCGTGTCACTTGCGGGGAGCCGGGTTCAACTGATCAGAAGCTCCTGGAAGTTTCTCTCCTGCGTGAGAACACAGAATTGGCTACGACCTCCCTTTGCCAGCGAACATCAAAGGCCTCTACAGTTTGTGGAGACCAGGTGACTGTACAGGCCTATACCTCTCCCCCTGTCGCACAGTTTTTCTCCGATTTCCTTGGTGTTCCTTGCACACTGGCACGATTTCCGCCACATAGCTCAACTAGGTATGCCTCACCTCGGAAAGCCCCCGGGGCTTGGAAACAGTACCTGAGGAAGTTCGTGATGCCAGGCTCTTTCCCCCAAGACCCTTCGCCGCCTCCGGCTGAGAAACATCCCATTCTTCTGTCCAATGAGAGTCCTATTCTCCTCATCTCGCGGTCTTCTGTAAATTACTTGAACGAGAACATCAAAGCCAATCAAAAGAAGATTAGGACTGGGACCAGCAAAGCCGTGGCCGCTGACGTCTTCCGGGCCAATATCGTCGTCGCAGAGAGTCTCGCAGACTCGCCCAAGATGGAGCAACCATACATCGAAGATCAATGGGAGGCCCTCAAAATCGGACCTGGAGAGCTTCGGTTTGACGTTCTTGGTTCCTGTCAACGATGCTCGATGGTCTGCATTGACCAGTTTACCGGCGTTCGTCGTGACGAGCCCTTTTCGACGCTGGCAAAGACCAGGAAGATCAATAATAAAATCGTTTTTGGGAGACATTGCTCCCTTTCTGCGTCAGAAGTTACGCAAGACCAGCATGATAATGCAGAGCGCTGGACGCTGATGGTTGGCGATATCGTTATCCCTTCGTATGCGCATGATTACACCTTATGA
- a CDS encoding mitochondrial 54S ribosomal protein mL59, translating into MSATTAATDLVSKLPLRLRNFFARYPPQIYSAAVRPPITEPETAAEESLPSPYTPNRDAKGFKKPDPKAFSPSKALLYSNPEHPNPFLPRKNFRNGKWIGPPIGLRRQAELVKLAIKYNVEALLPPGRKSTEYKETRRAERGLAIKGTGVGQKVKGHKWERTMEARLEDRRKAMMEMPEMIRLWKQRGHGRGWKQWPKR; encoded by the exons ATGTCCGCCACAACAGCAGCCACCGACCTGGTGAGCAAGCTCCCTCTCCGCCTACGCAATTTCTTCGCCCGCTATCCTCCGCAAATCTACTCCGCGGCCGTACGCCCTCCGATCACTGAACCCGAAACTGCGGCCGAGGAATCCCTTCCATCGCCATACACGCCCAACAGAGACGCAAAGGGCTTCAAAAAGCCCGACCCAAAAGCCTTCTCCCCGTCCAAAGCGCTCCTCTACTCCAACCCGGAACATCCCAACCCTTTCCTCCCTCGCAAGAACTTCCGCAATGGCAAGTGGATCGGCCCGCCCATCGGGCTGAGGAGACAGGCGGAGCTGGTCAAGTTGGCTATCAAGTATAATGTGGAGGCTTTGCTGCCGCCTGGGCGCAAGTCGACCGAGTATAAGGAGACAAGACGGGCGGAGCGCGGACTGGCGATCAAGGGTACCGGTGTTGGACAGAAGGTCAAGGGTCACAAATGGGAGCGGACGATGGAAGCTCGTTTGGAGGACAGACGCAAGGCTATGATGGAGATGCCGGAGATGATCCGGTTGTGGAAGCAG AGAGGTCATGGTCGTGGCTGGAAGCAATGGCCCAAGAGGTGA
- a CDS encoding putative mRNA splicing protein (Prp39), with translation MADFNYGGSEEENAELRKLETELADDPDNFETWEKLVRAAEALEGGINRNSNPQAITTVRNVYDRFLAKFPLLFGYWKKYADLEFSITGTEAADMVYERGVASISSSVDLWTNYCSFKAETSHDPDIIRELFERGASSVGLDFLAHPFWDKYIEFEERVEAPEKIFAILGRVIHIPMHQYARYFERYRQLAQTRPLSELAPAETLSQFRAELEAAAGQIPPGAKAEAEIERDLRLRVDAYHLEIFSKTQTETTKRWTYESEIKRPYFHVTELDEGQLTNWKKYLDFEEAEGSYPRIQFLYERCLVTCAHYDEFWQRYARWMSAQPGKEEEVRNIYQRASCFYVPIANPATRLQYAYFEEMSGRVDVAKDIHDAILATLPNHVETIISLANMCRRHGGLEAAIEVYKNQLDSPQCDLATKAALVAEWARLLWKIKGSAEDARQVFQKNQQYYLDSRPFWNSYLMFELDQPTSAATENVQYERIKQVVNDIRSKSALSPDVVRDLVQIYMVYLLERGTKDAAKEYMTLDREVHGPASVAHTKTGGAVQAPQNSSQAAPVATVVDPTVAAAGAAPQTSPYPYYQQTPVNGGYPSQPVPYR, from the exons ATGGCGGACTTTAACTATGGAGGTtccgaggaggagaacgCCGAGTTGAGAAAGCTTGAGACTGAACTT GCCGATGACCCTGACAACTTCGAGACGTGGGAGAAGCTTGTTCGCGCTGCCGAGGCGCTGGAGGGTGGAATCAATCGCAACTCCAATCCGCAGGCCATAACAACTGTCAGAAACGTCTACGATCGGTTCTTGGCTAAATTTCCCTTGTTGTTCGGATACTGGAAGAAATATGCCGACCTAGAGTTCTCCATCACGGGTACAGAAGCAGCGGACATG GTCTATGAAAGGGGAGTTGCTAGCATCTCATCTTCCGTTGATCTATGGACCAACTACTGCTCCTTCAAGGCGGAGACCTCCCATGATCCTGACATCATTCGAGA GTTGTTCGAGCGAGGAGCTAGCAGCGTCGGATTAGATTTCCTGGCGCATCCCTTCTGGGATAAATATATCGAGTTCGAAGAACGAGTCGAAGCTCCTGAAAAGATTTTTGCCATTCTTGGCCGCGTTATTCACATTCCAATGCATCAATATGCTCGGTACTTCGAAAGATATCGCCAGCTTGCGCAAACTCGTCCATTATCAGAATTGGCGCCTGCGGAGACTTTGTCTCAATTCCGCGCCGAGCTTGAAGCAGCCGCTGGCCAGATACCCCCCGGCGCAaaggcagaagcagaaatcGAGAGGGATCTCCGGCTCCGTGTCGACGCTTATCATCTTGAAATTTTCTCAAAGACACAGACAGAGACCACCAAGCGATGGACCTACGAGTCGGAGATTAAACGCCCATATTTCCATGTCACAGAGCTGGACGAAGGTCAGCTAACCAACTGGAAAAAGTACCTGGATTTCGAAGAGGCAGAGGGATCATATCCTCGAATTCAGTTCTTATACGAGCGGTGTCTCGTGACATGCGCTCATTACGACGAGTTCTGGCAGCGCTATGCGAGATGGATGTCTGCCCAGCCTggcaaggaggaagaggtgcGGAATATCTATCAACGTGCAAGCTGCTTCTATGTTCCCATTGCAAACCCCGCCACGCGCCTTCAGTACGCATATTTTGAAGAAATGAGCGGCCGGGTGGACGTTGCTAAGGATATCCACGATGCGATACTTGCCACCCTACCAAACCATGTGGAGACTATTATCTCCTTGGCTAACATGTGTCGTCGTCATGGTGGCCTTGAGGCTGCGATTGAAGTATACAAGAATCAGTTGGATTCACCTCAGTGCGACCTGGCTACCAAGGCTGCTCTTGTTGCCGAGTGGGCTCGCCTCCTATGGAAGATTAAGGGCTCAGCCGAGGATGCGCGTCAAGTCTTCCAGAAGAATCAGCAGTACTACCTGGACAGCCGTCCATTCTGGAACAGCTATCTCATGTTTGAGTTAGACCAGCCCACGAGTGCTGCTACAGAGAACGTCCAATACGAACGGATCAAGCAGGTGGTTAATGACATTCGTTCTAAGAGTGCCCTTTCGCCCGACGTCGTGAGAGACCTCGTTCAGATCTATATGGTCTACTTGCTTGAACGGGGAACCAAGGACGCGGCGAAGGAGTACATGACTCTTGATCGCGAGGTCCATGGTCCTGCCTCTGTGGCTCATACCAAGACTGGAGGCGCAGTGCAAGCCCCGCAGAACAGCAGTCAGGCGGCACCTGTGGCTACTGTTGTGGACCCAACAGTTGCTGCCGCCGGCGCTGCTCCTCAAACCAGCCCATATCCTTACTATCAACAAACTCCGGTCAATGGTGGT TACCCGTCTCAGCCCGTCCCCTACCGATAA
- the prp28 gene encoding mRNA splicing protein PRP28 codes for MDGIISNGSPGAPVTQPPPEPLERPPTPPPPPPEDSAAPPPPPDTSVPPPPPEDAPPAPPPEKKKKVGWGAKRPAATPLSVEELVRKKREADAAAAKPKFLSKAERERIALEKRAKEVEAGRRLKLDPFTDGTDRSGTQSPSVYPETPNGDERSIPTGPRAMRNSEVPTGPAAMRNKTYDMSPPPPPKAMSFSLTDGKGDSKRQAEEDEAAAQAALIKQKYMGTEKTSSFSAKKKRKRTTDRKFNFEWNAEEDTSGDYNPLYQQRHEANFYGRGRLAGFGDDVADTLAQKYARALEDRDREAGSIRAREILEMERRRREESTRNQLDKHWSEKKLEHMRERDWRIFKEDFNISTKGGSVPNPMRSWEESGLPKRLLELVDQVGYKEPTPIQRAAIPIALQSRDLIGVAVTGSGKTASFLLPLLVYISELPRIDEFEWRKNDGPYAIVLAPTRELAQQIEIEARKFTQPLGFNVVSIVGGHSFEEQAYSLRNGAEIIIATPGRLVDCIERRLLVLSQCCYVIMDEADRMIDLGFEEPVNKILDALPVTNEKPDTEEAENSAAMRSHRYRQTMMYTATMPSAVERIARKYLRRPAIVTIGSAGEAVDTVEQRVEMIAGEDKRKKRLADILSSGEFRPPIIVFVNIKRNCDAIAREIKQMGFSSVTLHGSKTQEQREAALASVRNGSTDVLVATDLAGRGIDVPDVSLVVNFNMANSIESYTHRIGRTGRAGKSGVAITFLGNEDADVMYDLKQMLMKSPISRVPEELRKHEAAQSKPNRGLAKKSDDSSGFGTKSGWQ; via the exons ATGGATGGCATCATTTCAAACGGCTCTCCAGGTGCGCCTGTTACCCAGCCCCCTCCTGAGCCATTAGAAAGACCTCCTACAccacctccccctcccccagAAGATTCCGCCGcccctcctccgcccccAGACACTTCCGtgccgccaccgccgccggaagatgctcctccagctccgccgcccgagaagaagaagaaggtagGGTGGGGCGCGAAACGCCCAGCAGCGACGCCGTTGAGCGTTGAGGAACTTGtacggaagaagagggaggcAGATGCGGCAGCAGCCAAG CCGAAATTCTTATCCAAAGCTGAGCGCGAGCGGATTGCTCTAGAGAAGCGCGCCAAGGAGGTGGAAGCAGGGCGACGATTGAAATTGGACCCATTCACCGACGGTACAGACCGAAGCGGGACGCAATCACCGTCAGTTTACCCCGAGACTCCCAACGGCGATGAGAGGTCGATACCTACCGGCCCCCGAGCGATGCGAAACTCAGAAGTCCCGACCGGCCCGGCCGCGATGCGCAACAAGACTTACGACAtgtcgccgccgcctccgccaAAAGCTATGTCGTTTAGTCTAACGGATGGGAAAGGAGACAGCAAGCGccaggcggaggaggacgaggcggCGGCCCAAGCTGCCTTGATCAAGCAAAAGTACATGGGAACGGAGAAGACGTCGAGTTTctcagcgaagaagaagcgcaagaggaCGACTGATCGGAAGTTCAATTTCGAGTGGAACGCGGAGGAAGATACGAGCGGGGACTATAACCCGTTGTATCAACAGCGGCATGAGGCCAACTTCTACGGGCGTGGCCGGTTGGCTGGTTTCGGAGACGACGTGGCCGATACGTTAGCGCAGAAGTATGCCAGGGCTCTGGAAGACCGCGATCGGGAAGCTGGAAGCATCCGAGCGCGAGAGATACTGGAGATGGAGCGGAGACGAAGGGAGGAGAGTACGCGGAACCAGCTCGACAAACACTGGAGCGAGAAGAAGTTGGAACACATGCGCGAGAGGGACTGGCGTATCTTTAAAGAAGATTTCAACATCAGTACCAAGGGCGGTAGTGTGCCGAATCCCATGCGGTCATGGGAGGAATCTGGCCTTCCCAAGCGGCTCCTGGAGCTTGTGGACCAGGTTGGCTACAAGGAGCCCACACCGATTCAGAGAGCTGCTATCCCTATCGCTCTGCAATCACGAGACCTGATTGGTGTTGCCGTTACAGGTTCGGGGAAAACCGCGTCATTCTTGCTCCCGCTGCTGGTATACATCTCAGAGCTGCCCCGGATTGACGAATTCGAATGGAGGAAGAACGACGGTCCATACGCCATCGTCCTAGCTCCTACCCGAGAACTGGCACAGCAAATCGAGATCGAAGCCAGGAAGTTCACACAACCACTCGGGTTCAACGTCGTCAGTATCGTCGGTGGTCACTCTTTCGAAGAACAAGCGTACAGTCTCCGAAACGGCGCGGAGATCATCATCGCGACGCCAGGCCGTCTAGTTGACTGCATTGAGCGCCGTCTCCTCGTGCTTAGCCAGTGCTGCTACGTCATCATGGACGAAGCTGACCGGATGATCGATCTCGGCTTCGAGGAGCCCGTGAACAAAATCCTCGACGCCCTTCCCGTCACCAACGAGAAGCCCGACAcggaagaagccgagaacTCCGCCGCCATGAGGAGTCACCGCTACCGCCAGACAATGATGTACACGGCCACCATGCCCTCGGCCGTCGAGCGCATCGCCCGCAAATACCTCCGCCGGCCCGCCATCGTGACGATCGGCAGCGCCGGCGAGGCGGTCGACACCGTCGAGCAGCGCGTCGAGATGATCGCCGGTGAAGACAAACGCAAGAAACGGCTCGCCGACATCCTCTCCTCGGGCGAGTTCCGACCCcccatcatcgtcttcgtcaacatCAAGCGCAACTGCGACGCCATCGCCCGTGAGATCAAACAAATGGGCTTCTCCTCCGTTACCCTGCACGGAAGCAAGACCCAGGAACAGCGTGAAGCTGCGCTTGCCTCCGTGCGTAACGGCTCGACGGACGTCCTTGTCGCCACGGATCTCGCAGGTCGTGGTATCGACGTCCCCGACGTCAGTCTCGTCGTCAACTTCAATATGGCCAACTCCATCGAGAGCTACACGCATCGTATCGGTCGTACCGGTCGTGCAGGTAAGAGTGGTGTGGCTATCACTTTCCTCGGCAACGAGGATGCAGACGTCAT GTATGATCTCAAGCAGATGCTCATGAAGTCGCCCATCTCTCGCGTCCCCGAAGAACTACGCAAGCACGAAGCCGCCCAGTCTAAGCCTAACCGGGGACTGGCGAAAAAGAGTGACGACAGCTCAGGATTTGGGACTAAAAGTGGGTGGCAGTAG